The Pseudolabrys sp. FHR47 genome contains a region encoding:
- a CDS encoding type II toxin-antitoxin system HipA family toxin codes for MSSRSPLEDVNTLDITLNGLSVGTMVRTPGDYNAFSFAAGYRALATPPILSLSFRAANGGLRNDPKPQQGVLPPFFSNLLPEDKLREAMEKHHAGTVRRGNDFDLLAALGADLPGAVRAMPKDGQSAPLVPAALKSKARFSLAGVQMKLSVMKNTGKEGGITLPVGNADGDFIAKFPSLNQIGLSENEFAMLALAKAVGMDVPENELVDKEAFDGIPKEFNTLATGRVLLLRRFDRTPAGRVHTEDFAQVFGLPPSRKYDGAGYHNIAEVLNIAVSQDASIDFVRRLAFSALTGNGDMHLKNWSLIYPDDGTKPAFAPVYDMLSTVAYLPDDNMALSLGGTKSFRSLTRDRWRNLAHRARLPVGAVENAVTKTVATVMERWRTLPERDVVPVPVLDAIDQHIALMAPILDPGISL; via the coding sequence ATGAGCTCTCGCTCCCCGCTCGAAGACGTCAACACGCTCGACATCACGCTCAACGGGCTGTCTGTCGGCACAATGGTGCGCACGCCCGGCGACTACAACGCCTTCAGCTTCGCAGCTGGCTATCGCGCGCTGGCGACGCCGCCGATCCTCAGCCTGTCGTTCAGGGCCGCCAATGGCGGGCTGCGCAACGATCCCAAGCCGCAACAGGGCGTGCTGCCGCCGTTCTTCTCCAACCTGCTGCCCGAAGACAAGCTCAGGGAGGCCATGGAGAAGCATCATGCCGGCACGGTGCGGCGGGGCAATGATTTCGATTTGCTGGCCGCGCTCGGCGCCGATCTACCCGGTGCTGTGCGCGCGATGCCGAAGGACGGCCAATCGGCGCCGCTCGTACCTGCGGCGCTCAAGAGCAAGGCGCGGTTCTCGCTGGCCGGCGTCCAGATGAAATTGTCGGTGATGAAGAATACCGGCAAGGAGGGCGGCATCACGCTGCCAGTCGGCAACGCCGATGGAGATTTCATCGCCAAATTCCCTTCGCTCAATCAAATCGGCCTGTCCGAGAACGAATTCGCGATGCTGGCATTGGCGAAGGCTGTCGGGATGGACGTGCCAGAGAATGAACTCGTCGACAAGGAAGCGTTCGACGGCATCCCAAAGGAATTCAACACGCTGGCGACCGGTCGAGTTCTGCTGCTCCGCCGCTTCGACCGAACGCCGGCGGGCCGCGTCCACACCGAAGACTTCGCGCAGGTCTTCGGCCTGCCGCCGTCCAGAAAATACGATGGCGCGGGCTATCACAACATCGCCGAGGTCCTGAACATCGCGGTGTCGCAGGATGCGTCGATCGACTTCGTCCGCCGCCTTGCCTTCTCGGCGCTGACCGGCAACGGCGACATGCATCTCAAGAACTGGTCGCTGATCTATCCCGACGACGGCACGAAGCCGGCGTTCGCGCCGGTTTACGACATGCTGTCGACCGTCGCTTATCTGCCCGATGACAATATGGCGCTGTCCCTCGGCGGTACGAAATCGTTTCGTTCTCTCACGCGCGACCGGTGGCGCAACCTAGCGCATCGGGCGCGACTGCCGGTGGGCGCCGTCGAGAACGCCGTCACAAAAACCGTCGCTACGGTCATGGAGCGTTGGCGCACGCTACCGGAGCGTGACGTCGTGCCGGTGCCGGTTCTGGACGCGATCGACCAGCATATTGCGCTGATGGCACCGATTCTTGATCCGGGGATTTCGCTATAG
- a CDS encoding transglutaminase-like cysteine peptidase, whose product MAIRSQWRAWLCLGAILGLIVFCACHNRARAEPFMSSMQIALAPFDAPAESPAPLAAPFGLTQSAISEASAQAMAAKWRSLQAIVALETRVIALCRQLPDACPPSTAHFLTIVDAAREETGRTRAGLINRAVNLAIRFSRDTAQFGAADVWQSPLMTFASGSGDCEDYAIAKYVALREAGMSADDLKFVIVHDARVGEDHAITAARIDGEWLILDNRKMLLLTDAQASDIKPLIALGEDTPKPVLVRDAGLDGWFVAAAAFG is encoded by the coding sequence ATGGCTATCCGGTCGCAATGGCGAGCGTGGCTTTGTCTTGGCGCGATCCTCGGTCTGATCGTGTTCTGCGCGTGCCACAACAGAGCCCGCGCCGAACCTTTCATGTCGTCGATGCAGATCGCGCTGGCGCCATTCGATGCGCCTGCCGAATCGCCGGCGCCGCTCGCCGCGCCCTTCGGCCTGACGCAGTCGGCGATTTCGGAAGCGTCGGCGCAGGCGATGGCCGCGAAATGGAGGAGCCTGCAGGCCATAGTCGCGCTCGAGACGCGCGTCATTGCGCTGTGCCGGCAATTGCCGGACGCCTGCCCGCCTTCGACGGCGCACTTCCTGACGATCGTCGATGCGGCGCGCGAGGAGACCGGGCGCACCCGCGCCGGGCTGATCAACCGCGCCGTCAATCTCGCCATCCGCTTCTCGCGCGACACCGCGCAGTTCGGCGCCGCCGATGTCTGGCAATCGCCTCTGATGACCTTCGCATCGGGTAGCGGCGACTGCGAGGATTATGCGATTGCCAAATACGTGGCGTTGCGCGAAGCCGGCATGAGCGCCGACGACCTCAAATTTGTCATCGTCCATGACGCTCGCGTTGGCGAGGACCACGCCATCACCGCGGCGCGCATCGATGGCGAGTGGCTCATCCTCGATAACCGCAAGATGCTGCTGCTCACCGATGCGCAGGCGTCGGATATCAAGCCGCTCATCGCTCTGGGTGAGGACACGCCGAAGCCGGTGTTGGTGCGCGATGCGGGACTGGACGGATGGTTTGTGGCGGCGGCCGCGTTCGGCTGA
- a CDS encoding MBL fold metallo-hydrolase encodes MRGSIACPGADTIRYGGNTPCIEVHCGDHVLIFDAGTGLRQLGNALVKNSMRRDADIFLTHCHLDHVTGLPFFAPFFVDGYKVGIWAGNLLPDGSVEQVMRKIMSSPLFPVEVEIFRAGIEYHDFVSGDVLKPHPGIVLHTAPLDHPDGASGYRLEYGGKVFALISDTSGFPGRRDRELVTLARNADLIVYDATFTEEEIKTRETWGHSTWNRGVKLANEAGAKTLCLFHHDPSHDDDFMDALAADAADARPGTLTAREGQIIDL; translated from the coding sequence GTGAGGGGCAGCATCGCCTGCCCGGGCGCCGACACGATCCGTTACGGCGGCAATACGCCCTGCATCGAGGTCCACTGCGGCGACCATGTGCTGATCTTCGACGCCGGCACCGGACTGCGTCAGCTCGGCAACGCGCTGGTGAAAAATAGTATGCGCCGCGATGCCGATATCTTCCTCACCCACTGCCATCTCGACCACGTCACCGGTCTGCCATTCTTCGCGCCGTTCTTCGTCGACGGCTACAAGGTCGGCATCTGGGCCGGCAACCTGCTGCCCGACGGCAGCGTCGAGCAGGTGATGCGCAAGATCATGAGTTCGCCGCTGTTTCCAGTCGAAGTCGAGATCTTCCGCGCTGGCATCGAGTATCACGACTTCGTCTCGGGCGACGTGCTCAAGCCGCATCCCGGCATCGTCCTGCACACCGCGCCGCTCGACCATCCCGACGGCGCCAGCGGCTATCGCCTCGAATACGGCGGCAAGGTGTTCGCGCTGATCAGCGACACGTCCGGCTTCCCCGGCAGACGCGACCGCGAACTGGTGACGCTGGCGCGCAACGCCGATCTCATCGTCTATGATGCGACCTTCACCGAGGAAGAAATAAAGACCCGTGAGACCTGGGGCCACTCGACCTGGAATCGTGGCGTCAAGCTCGCCAATGAGGCCGGCGCCAAAACCCTCTGCCTGTTTCATCACGACCCGTCGCACGACGACGACTTCATGGACGCGCTGGCCGCCGACGCCGCCGACGCTCGCCCCGGCACGCTGACCGCGCGCGAGGGGCAGATCATCGATCTGTAG